In Nocardioides cavernae, a single genomic region encodes these proteins:
- a CDS encoding SAF domain-containing protein codes for MFPGLPPARRRLRAVRHQLRRRRRLIAAALTAVAALGALRTLAPPPAETVEVLVAARDLPSGSLLAEDDLVPRDWPADLVPGRAAAAPAGRVLAAAIGRGEVVTDVRLVGPGLALAQPGETIVPVRLPDAGMAALLRPGDEVDLLATDPGTGEAALVARDVTILATPTGVPDGPAGGTGGALVVVGASAEEAVTLAGAALTRYLTVSWNR; via the coding sequence ATGTTCCCGGGACTCCCGCCGGCCAGGCGCCGGCTGCGCGCCGTACGACACCAGCTGCGGCGTCGCCGTCGCCTGATCGCCGCCGCGCTCACCGCCGTCGCCGCCCTCGGCGCGCTGCGCACCCTGGCGCCGCCCCCGGCCGAGACCGTCGAGGTGCTGGTCGCCGCGCGCGACCTGCCCTCCGGCTCGCTCCTGGCGGAGGACGACCTCGTCCCCCGCGACTGGCCGGCCGACCTCGTCCCGGGCCGGGCCGCGGCAGCCCCGGCCGGGCGGGTGCTGGCCGCGGCAATCGGCCGCGGCGAGGTGGTGACCGACGTACGCCTCGTCGGGCCGGGTCTGGCACTCGCCCAGCCCGGAGAGACGATCGTGCCGGTGCGGCTTCCCGACGCCGGCATGGCCGCCCTGCTGCGCCCGGGCGACGAGGTCGACCTCCTCGCCACCGACCCGGGCACCGGCGAGGCGGCCCTCGTGGCGCGCGACGTCACCATTCTCGCCACCCCGACCGGCGTGCCCGACGGGCCCGCGGGCGGGACCGGTGGTGCGCTGGTCGTGGTCGGGGCGAGCGCCGAGGAGGCGGTCACGCTGGCCGGTGCAGCGCTGACGCGATACCTCACGGTGTCGTGGAACCGCTAG
- a CDS encoding LCP family glycopolymer transferase: MSDEPRPEPSDGAPKRRGKVARKHTVGRVVLISALVLALITGLGTVYFIRHLNGNIEGLSLDALGDDERPEKVYTGNGEPLNILVMGSDSRDCEGCGIDKEGGGGSDTTILVHLSADRSRAYAVSIPRDSIIDRPECNAGDSAAATDVMWNAAYGVGGPVCTLDQLEFNTDIYVDHFIVVDFASFGDMVDAVGGVPVCVPEDIVDREHQIFVPKGNPSVLSGDEALDYVRARYVGEQLQQNDISRIRRQQEFIGALVREVQSAGTLTRLDKVVKFLDAATKSLTTDEEFASVTRLGKVAMQLQNIGLDKVKFVTLPTEYYPRDSEFWGKVYWTPEAEEIWKLVNEDKVIPPRLLGGNSVSAEGPPGSSETPSPSADGESPSETPSETPSETPSETPSETPSETASETATPEAPATTEPDPVPGICA; this comes from the coding sequence GTGTCGGACGAGCCGCGCCCTGAGCCGTCCGACGGCGCACCCAAACGCCGCGGGAAGGTGGCCCGCAAGCACACCGTCGGCCGCGTGGTCCTGATCAGCGCGCTCGTGCTCGCACTCATCACCGGGCTGGGCACCGTCTACTTCATCCGCCACCTCAACGGCAACATCGAGGGGCTCTCCCTGGACGCGCTCGGCGACGACGAGCGTCCCGAGAAGGTCTACACCGGCAACGGCGAGCCGCTCAACATCCTGGTGATGGGCTCCGACTCGCGCGACTGCGAGGGCTGCGGCATCGACAAGGAGGGCGGCGGCGGCTCCGACACCACCATCCTCGTGCACCTGTCCGCGGACCGCAGCCGGGCGTACGCCGTCTCGATCCCGCGTGACTCGATCATCGACCGACCCGAGTGCAACGCCGGCGACTCCGCCGCTGCGACCGACGTGATGTGGAACGCCGCCTACGGCGTGGGCGGCCCCGTCTGCACGCTCGACCAGCTCGAGTTCAACACCGACATCTACGTCGACCACTTCATCGTCGTGGACTTCGCCAGCTTCGGCGACATGGTCGACGCCGTCGGCGGCGTCCCGGTCTGCGTGCCCGAGGACATCGTCGACCGCGAGCACCAGATCTTCGTCCCCAAGGGCAATCCGTCGGTCCTCTCGGGCGACGAGGCCCTCGACTACGTCCGCGCGCGCTACGTGGGCGAGCAGCTCCAGCAGAACGACATCTCCCGGATCCGACGCCAGCAGGAGTTCATCGGCGCCCTCGTCCGCGAGGTGCAGTCGGCGGGCACGCTGACCCGGCTCGACAAGGTCGTGAAGTTCCTCGACGCGGCCACCAAGTCGCTGACCACCGACGAGGAGTTCGCCTCGGTCACCCGCCTCGGCAAGGTGGCGATGCAGCTGCAGAACATCGGCCTCGACAAGGTCAAGTTCGTCACGCTGCCGACCGAGTACTACCCGCGCGACTCCGAGTTCTGGGGCAAGGTCTACTGGACGCCGGAGGCGGAGGAGATCTGGAAGCTGGTCAACGAGGACAAGGTGATCCCGCCGCGGCTGCTCGGTGGCAACTCGGTGAGCGCCGAAGGCCCGCCCGGATCCTCCGAGACGCCGTCGCCGAGCGCCGACGGAGAGAGCCCGTCGGAGACCCCGTCCGAGACTCCCTCCGAGACCCCGTCCGAGACTCCGTCGGAGACCCCGTCCGAGACGGCCAGCGAGACCGCCACTCCCGAGGCGCCCGCGACCACCGAGCCCGACCCCGTCCCGGGCATCTGCGCCTGA
- a CDS encoding saccharopine dehydrogenase family protein, producing MSDRRADSRPDRDLDLVLFGATGFTGGLTADYLAAAAPAGLRWAIAGRNADKLEAVRRRLAEAGASDVEVLVAESTDAAALSDIARRARVVATTIGPYLEHGAPLVAACAEAGTDYLDLTGEPEFVDRMFLEHHQTAVRTGARLVHACGFDSIPHDLGAYYTVQQLPDDEPITVRGVVRSGGAFSGGTFHSAMEQFARAKQMRATYAARRRAEARPEGRSSRAVRGKPHRDPVLGYWLLPLPTIDPIIVARTGAALASYGPKFRYSHWVGTKTLRYAAGGAVGVGALTLAAQVKPLRELITSKVPKGSGPDDAKRAKSWFTVDFLGEAGERTVRTRVSGGDPGYTETAKMLSEAALCLALDDNPDAAGQVTPAQAMGDALLERLQKAGIRFETLAG from the coding sequence ATGAGCGACCGCCGCGCCGACAGCCGCCCCGACCGCGACCTGGACCTCGTCCTCTTCGGCGCCACCGGGTTCACCGGCGGGCTCACCGCCGACTACCTCGCCGCCGCCGCGCCGGCCGGGCTGCGCTGGGCGATCGCCGGCCGCAACGCCGACAAGCTCGAGGCCGTACGACGGCGGCTCGCCGAGGCCGGGGCGAGCGACGTCGAGGTGCTGGTCGCCGAGTCGACCGACGCCGCGGCCCTGTCCGACATCGCCCGCCGCGCCCGCGTGGTCGCCACCACGATCGGGCCCTACCTCGAGCACGGCGCCCCGCTGGTCGCCGCCTGCGCGGAGGCCGGCACCGACTACCTCGACCTCACCGGCGAGCCGGAGTTCGTGGACCGGATGTTCCTCGAGCACCACCAGACCGCGGTGCGCACCGGCGCCCGCCTCGTCCACGCCTGCGGCTTCGACTCGATCCCGCACGACCTGGGCGCCTACTACACCGTGCAGCAGCTGCCCGACGACGAGCCGATCACCGTGCGAGGCGTCGTCCGGTCCGGCGGCGCCTTCTCCGGCGGCACCTTCCATTCGGCGATGGAGCAGTTCGCCCGGGCCAAGCAGATGCGCGCGACGTACGCCGCCCGCCGGCGCGCCGAGGCGCGACCCGAGGGACGGTCGTCGCGCGCGGTGCGCGGCAAGCCCCACCGCGACCCGGTGCTCGGCTACTGGCTGCTCCCGCTGCCGACGATCGACCCGATCATCGTGGCCCGCACCGGCGCCGCGCTGGCGTCGTACGGTCCGAAGTTCCGTTACTCCCACTGGGTCGGCACCAAGACCCTGCGCTACGCCGCCGGCGGCGCGGTGGGGGTGGGAGCGCTGACGCTGGCCGCCCAGGTCAAGCCGCTGCGCGAGCTCATCACGTCCAAGGTGCCGAAGGGTTCCGGGCCCGACGACGCCAAGCGCGCGAAGTCGTGGTTCACCGTCGACTTCCTCGGCGAGGCCGGCGAGCGAACGGTCCGTACCCGCGTCTCGGGCGGCGATCCGGGCTACACCGAGACCGCCAAGATGCTCAGCGAGGCCGCGCTGTGCCTCGCCCTCGACGACAACCCCGACGCGGCGGGCCAGGTCACGCCGGCCCAGGCCATGGGCGATGCGTTGCTCGAACGGTTGCAGAAAGCCGGGATCCGGTTCGAGACGCTCGCCGGCTGA
- a CDS encoding FmdB family zinc ribbon protein produces MPTYQYACTECGHSFEQFQSFSEDALTVCPECDGRLRKLFNAVGVVFKGSGFYRTDSRSDSGSSTPASSSTGSSSSSSSTPSTSSSSPSSGSSSSSSSSGSSSSSSSSD; encoded by the coding sequence ATGCCGACCTACCAGTACGCCTGCACCGAGTGCGGCCACTCGTTCGAGCAGTTCCAGAGCTTCAGCGAGGACGCCCTGACCGTCTGCCCGGAGTGCGACGGCCGGCTGCGCAAGCTCTTCAACGCCGTGGGCGTGGTGTTCAAGGGCTCGGGCTTCTACCGCACCGACAGCCGCTCGGACTCCGGCTCCTCGACGCCGGCTTCGTCGTCCACCGGCTCCAGCTCCTCGTCGTCCTCGACCCCGTCGACCAGCTCGTCGAGCCCGTCCTCCGGCTCGTCCTCCTCGAGCTCGTCGTCGGGGTCGTCCTCCAGCTCGTCCTCCTCGGACTGA
- a CDS encoding Sir2 family NAD-dependent protein deacetylase, producing the protein MTLTARLSAEDEALDLLASRPLVVLTGAGLSTDSGIPDYRGPGAPTRAPMTYQEFVATPEAQQRYWARSHLGWQRMGRAEPNAGHQALAALDPELLITQNVDGLHEAAGSRHLVALHGRVAEVVCLTCRTTSSRAALERELDALNPGWLERHGWVESRPDGDVDLDDTHDFVVPRCPCGGPLKPDVVFFGENVPPDRVARCYAAVEALGTSGALLVAGSSLTVMSGLRFVKRAAQGRTPVVIVNRGVTRGDALASYKLEVGCSEFLAGLVRRSLNLSGRARADKFSDPRSAGDH; encoded by the coding sequence GTGACCCTCACGGCCCGCCTCTCCGCCGAGGACGAGGCCCTCGACCTGCTCGCCTCGCGGCCGCTGGTCGTGCTCACCGGCGCCGGGCTGTCCACCGACTCCGGGATACCCGACTACCGCGGCCCGGGCGCGCCGACGCGTGCGCCGATGACCTACCAGGAGTTCGTCGCCACGCCTGAGGCGCAGCAGCGCTACTGGGCGCGCAGCCACCTCGGGTGGCAGCGGATGGGCCGCGCCGAGCCCAACGCCGGTCACCAGGCCCTCGCCGCCCTCGACCCCGAGCTCCTCATCACCCAGAACGTCGACGGCCTGCACGAGGCCGCCGGGTCACGTCACCTCGTCGCCCTCCACGGCCGCGTGGCCGAGGTCGTCTGCCTCACCTGCCGTACGACGTCCTCCCGCGCCGCGCTCGAGCGCGAGCTGGACGCCCTCAACCCCGGCTGGCTCGAGCGGCACGGCTGGGTGGAGTCGCGTCCCGACGGTGACGTCGACCTCGACGACACCCACGACTTCGTGGTGCCGCGGTGCCCGTGCGGCGGACCGCTCAAGCCCGACGTGGTCTTCTTCGGCGAGAACGTGCCGCCCGACCGGGTGGCACGCTGCTACGCCGCCGTCGAGGCGCTCGGCACGTCGGGGGCGCTGCTCGTCGCCGGGTCGTCACTGACGGTGATGAGCGGGCTGCGGTTCGTCAAGCGGGCGGCCCAGGGCAGGACGCCGGTCGTCATCGTGAACCGTGGTGTGACCCGCGGCGACGCGCTGGCGTCGTACAAGCTCGAGGTGGGGTGCAGCGAGTTCCTCGCCGGACTTGTCAGGCGTTCGCTGAACTTGTCAGGCCGTGCACGGGCCGACAAGTTCAGTGATCCCCGGTCAGCCGGGGATCACTGA
- a CDS encoding metal-dependent transcriptional regulator: protein MSDLIDTTEMYLRTIYELVEEGIVPLRARIAERLHQSGPTVSQTVARMERDGLLTVQGDRHLELTGEGQLLATRVMRKHRLAERLLTDVIGLDWELVHAEACRWEHVMSETVERRLLELLDHPTESPYGNPIPGLDELGDVGGEDFMDNVEPLSGAAVAEDQRVHVKRISEEMQKDEELMGLLRRVGALPGKTVTIARTEEGILIGSGGETAELVVEAAEHIFVRR, encoded by the coding sequence GTGAGTGACCTGATCGACACCACCGAGATGTACCTCCGCACGATCTACGAGCTCGTGGAGGAGGGCATCGTGCCGCTGCGTGCCCGCATCGCCGAGCGGCTGCACCAGTCGGGCCCGACGGTGTCGCAGACCGTGGCCCGGATGGAGCGCGACGGACTGCTCACCGTGCAGGGCGATCGACACCTCGAGCTCACCGGTGAGGGCCAGCTCCTGGCCACCCGCGTCATGCGCAAGCACCGGCTCGCCGAGAGGCTGCTGACCGACGTCATCGGCCTCGACTGGGAGCTCGTCCACGCCGAGGCGTGCCGCTGGGAGCACGTGATGTCGGAGACCGTCGAGCGCCGGCTCCTCGAGCTGCTCGACCACCCGACCGAGTCGCCCTACGGCAACCCCATCCCGGGGCTCGACGAGCTGGGCGACGTCGGCGGCGAGGACTTCATGGACAACGTCGAGCCGCTCTCGGGCGCCGCGGTCGCGGAGGACCAGCGGGTCCACGTCAAGCGGATCTCCGAGGAGATGCAGAAGGACGAGGAGCTGATGGGCCTGCTCCGCCGCGTCGGCGCGCTCCCCGGCAAGACCGTCACGATCGCCCGCACCGAGGAGGGCATCCTCATCGGGTCCGGCGGCGAGACCGCCGAGCTCGTCGTCGAGGCGGCCGAGCACATCTTCGTCCGGCGCTGA
- a CDS encoding DUF2277 domain-containing protein — protein MCRNIRPLNNFEPPATRDEVTAAALQYVRKVAGTTKPSQANEEVFYAAVKEIAHITEHLLDDLVTAAPPKNRDVEAAKARARAQARYA, from the coding sequence ATGTGCCGCAACATCCGCCCGCTCAACAACTTCGAGCCGCCCGCGACGCGTGACGAGGTCACCGCGGCTGCCCTGCAGTACGTGCGCAAGGTGGCCGGCACGACGAAGCCGTCGCAGGCCAACGAGGAGGTCTTCTACGCCGCGGTGAAGGAGATCGCCCACATCACCGAGCACCTGCTCGACGACCTCGTCACTGCCGCGCCGCCGAAGAACCGCGACGTCGAGGCAGCGAAGGCCCGAGCCCGCGCCCAGGCGCGCTACGCGTGA
- a CDS encoding MscL family protein, translating into MSGFKAFVLKGNLIEIATGLIMALAFAAVVTTFTAWLTGLLPNTEDFFSDETGSFGAFLNALIAFLIMGAVVYFFIVVPYTKARERFYPTEEAGAAPDVALLEEIRDLLRARGGAV; encoded by the coding sequence ATGAGCGGCTTCAAGGCATTCGTCCTCAAGGGCAACCTGATCGAGATCGCCACCGGCCTGATCATGGCGCTTGCCTTCGCGGCGGTCGTCACCACGTTCACCGCGTGGCTCACCGGCCTGCTGCCGAACACCGAGGACTTCTTCAGTGACGAGACGGGCAGCTTCGGCGCCTTCCTCAACGCCCTGATCGCGTTCCTCATCATGGGCGCGGTCGTCTACTTCTTCATCGTGGTGCCCTACACCAAGGCCCGCGAGCGCTTCTACCCGACCGAGGAGGCCGGTGCGGCGCCCGACGTCGCCCTCCTCGAGGAGATCCGCGACCTGCTCCGCGCCCGCGGCGGGGCCGTCTGA
- a CDS encoding CHAD domain-containing protein, with translation MTVERHPTAADVVRAHLAENVARLHEEEARVRSGETSGVHKMRIAARRLRTSLRTCQPLFEQSTDALSDELRWLGRALSVARDAQVLRERLRDLVSAQPPDLVMGPVDVLIDDELSAAEQRGRAHALVVLGDSRYRRLLDDLDALVRDLPMTGEGARPAGDVFPGLLRRDTKRLRRAVRAAREVESGEAHDAALHNARKKAKRLRYAAELAVPALGEPAEKLASAAEEVQEALGEHQDTVMSRRFLRELGARTHLDGMNGFTLGRLHVIEEARAAAATEDFEHAWAHVEACRIRTRRAS, from the coding sequence ATGACGGTCGAACGGCACCCGACGGCTGCTGACGTCGTGCGCGCCCACCTGGCCGAGAACGTCGCGAGGTTGCACGAGGAGGAGGCACGAGTCCGTTCGGGGGAGACGAGCGGCGTCCACAAGATGCGCATCGCCGCACGACGCCTTCGAACGTCGCTCCGGACGTGTCAGCCGCTGTTCGAGCAGAGCACCGACGCCCTCAGCGACGAGCTGCGCTGGCTCGGTCGCGCGCTGAGCGTCGCCCGCGACGCCCAGGTGCTTCGGGAGCGACTCCGAGACCTCGTGTCGGCCCAACCGCCGGACCTGGTGATGGGCCCGGTGGACGTCCTGATCGACGACGAGCTCAGCGCCGCCGAGCAGCGCGGGCGCGCACACGCGCTCGTGGTGTTGGGGGACTCGCGGTACCGCCGCCTGCTGGACGACCTCGACGCCCTCGTGCGCGACCTCCCGATGACGGGGGAGGGAGCCAGGCCTGCGGGCGACGTGTTCCCCGGCCTGCTCCGCCGCGACACCAAGCGGCTGCGTCGCGCGGTCCGGGCCGCTCGGGAGGTCGAGTCCGGCGAGGCGCACGATGCGGCACTGCACAACGCGCGCAAGAAGGCGAAGCGGCTGCGGTACGCCGCCGAGCTGGCGGTCCCGGCCCTGGGAGAGCCGGCGGAGAAGCTGGCCTCTGCCGCCGAGGAGGTGCAGGAGGCACTGGGGGAGCACCAGGACACGGTGATGTCGCGGAGGTTCCTGCGCGAGCTAGGGGCACGCACGCACCTCGACGGGATGAACGGGTTCACCCTCGGCCGGCTGCACGTGATCGAGGAGGCTCGTGCCGCAGCGGCGACCGAGGACTTCGAGCACGCGTGGGCCCACGTGGAGGCCTGCAGGATCCGGACACGCAGGGCCAGCTAG
- a CDS encoding beta-propeller domain-containing protein, which yields MPTAQRVRNLVTGATVVTSLAAAVGVGYALGNDPDGGRPPASPPIVLANADLTVAAGCDELLASYVDRALEAVGPYGWGGDVMYDVMTSEDAGAAAAPSSEAARSTVSTSRSTSNESGTNVQEAGVDEADVVKVAGSLLLRLRDGELLAYDVSGDEPRLLSSTRLEDARGSSGWVGDPGGEMVLVDGRAVVLGTSTDGMSTTITTVDLADPTSPAVVDTTEVRGRASAVRLHGDVVRVVLQNGLPELDFTAPDGTLGQLRARLSNRALVRDTTLADWLPTVDGAPVVDCEDVAIPDDDLALGTTTLLAFDPAEPTALTTTAVATDSAISYFSTDRFYLAASAPQWGWVDCMNCRPTGFPGTDGTTPLFAFGLDGTEATYVASGEVEGSIADRWSMDAVGGSLRVAVGPSSETGNFNSVLTLREEGSDLVEDGRVDQLGVGEEIKSVRWFDDLAIVVTFRQTDPLYAIDLSDPTAPRLVGELKIPGFSEYLHPLGEQRLIGMGQDATLDGVTRGAQAALFDVTDLADPRQLDVVRYDEGTQAGAATDPRQFTWLPEQRTVLTVVSQGWTGTTGWVSVLSLADGSMSNRMVEVEHGTDVADVRLVPLASGKVALVTGEDVTFFAL from the coding sequence ATGCCCACTGCGCAGCGCGTTCGCAACCTCGTCACTGGTGCCACGGTCGTCACCAGCCTCGCCGCAGCCGTCGGCGTCGGCTACGCGCTCGGCAACGACCCCGACGGCGGTCGTCCGCCCGCCTCGCCGCCGATCGTCCTCGCCAACGCCGACCTCACGGTCGCCGCGGGGTGCGACGAGCTCCTCGCCTCCTACGTCGACCGGGCGCTCGAAGCGGTCGGCCCCTACGGCTGGGGCGGCGATGTCATGTACGACGTCATGACCAGTGAAGACGCCGGTGCCGCGGCCGCTCCGAGCTCGGAGGCCGCCCGGTCGACCGTGTCGACCTCCCGCAGCACCAGCAACGAGTCCGGCACCAACGTCCAGGAGGCCGGCGTCGACGAGGCCGACGTGGTGAAGGTGGCCGGCAGCCTGCTGCTACGGCTGCGTGACGGCGAGCTGCTGGCGTACGACGTCTCGGGCGACGAGCCGCGCCTGCTGTCCTCCACCCGCCTCGAGGACGCCCGCGGCAGCAGCGGGTGGGTCGGCGATCCCGGCGGGGAGATGGTCCTCGTCGACGGGCGCGCGGTGGTCCTCGGAACCTCGACGGACGGGATGTCGACGACGATCACCACGGTCGACCTCGCCGACCCCACCTCGCCCGCAGTCGTCGACACGACCGAGGTCCGAGGCCGCGCGTCGGCGGTGCGCCTGCACGGCGACGTCGTGCGTGTCGTGCTGCAGAACGGTCTGCCCGAGCTCGACTTCACCGCCCCCGACGGGACCCTCGGCCAGCTGCGGGCGCGGCTGAGCAACCGCGCGCTCGTGCGCGACACCACCCTGGCCGACTGGCTCCCCACGGTCGACGGCGCACCGGTCGTCGACTGCGAGGACGTCGCCATCCCGGACGACGACCTGGCCCTGGGCACCACCACCTTGCTGGCCTTCGACCCCGCCGAGCCGACCGCGCTCACGACCACCGCGGTGGCCACCGACTCCGCCATCTCCTACTTCTCGACCGACCGGTTCTACCTCGCCGCGTCCGCACCCCAGTGGGGCTGGGTCGACTGCATGAACTGCCGCCCGACCGGCTTCCCCGGCACCGACGGCACGACCCCCCTGTTCGCCTTCGGACTCGACGGGACAGAGGCGACGTACGTCGCCTCGGGCGAGGTGGAGGGCAGCATCGCGGACCGCTGGTCGATGGACGCCGTGGGCGGTTCGCTCCGCGTCGCGGTCGGGCCGAGCAGCGAGACCGGCAACTTCAACTCGGTGCTGACGCTCCGCGAGGAGGGCTCGGACCTCGTCGAGGACGGACGGGTCGACCAGCTCGGCGTCGGAGAGGAGATCAAGTCCGTGCGGTGGTTCGACGACCTCGCGATCGTGGTCACCTTCCGCCAGACCGACCCGCTCTACGCGATCGACCTCAGCGACCCGACCGCCCCGCGGCTGGTGGGCGAGCTGAAGATCCCCGGCTTCTCCGAGTACCTCCACCCGCTCGGCGAGCAGCGGCTCATCGGGATGGGCCAGGACGCCACGCTCGACGGCGTCACCCGCGGCGCACAGGCGGCGCTCTTCGACGTCACCGACCTCGCCGACCCGCGCCAGCTCGACGTCGTCCGCTACGACGAGGGCACGCAGGCCGGAGCGGCGACCGACCCGCGCCAGTTCACCTGGCTGCCCGAGCAGCGCACGGTCCTCACCGTCGTCAGCCAGGGGTGGACCGGCACCACGGGCTGGGTCTCGGTCCTCTCGCTGGCCGACGGGTCGATGAGCAACCGGATGGTCGAGGTGGAGCACGGCACCGACGTCGCCGACGTACGCCTCGTGCCCCTCGCCTCGGGCAAGGTCGCGCTCGTGACGGGCGAGGACGTCACGTTCTTCGCGCTCTGA